The following coding sequences lie in one Candidatus Nitrospira allomarina genomic window:
- a CDS encoding alpha-ketoacid dehydrogenase subunit beta translates to MLCNAAVTSRVNGQAASGLRAEAGTEIMSYRDALHWTMHDALERHDSVLILGQGVDDHKGIFGSTTGLSQEFGADRVMDTPLAEEGMTGVAIGAALNGLYPIQTHIRADFSLLAMNQIINLAAKYRYMFGGRFDVPMLIRMIVGRSWGQGAQHSQSLQSLFAHIPGLQVVMPSSSQSILDTYPAVIDGYRGPVISFEHRLMYDLQFYVTPLATRQEIDPFGSRLVRPGEEVTIVATSIMVLEAMRAAEHLALVSDIQCEVIDLHCVSSPDWDLVMHSVEKTGRLVVADTSWREYGVCAEVCRVVAERNPGCLKAPVVTLGMQPAPCPTAKCLEDLFYPDLRQLVDALAVLVTGKETHGLPLPDTQSMADVYKRFKGPF, encoded by the coding sequence ATGTTGTGTAATGCGGCGGTCACATCCCGTGTGAACGGCCAGGCGGCGTCGGGTCTTCGTGCTGAGGCGGGTACGGAGATCATGAGCTATCGGGACGCGCTGCATTGGACCATGCATGACGCCTTAGAGCGGCATGATTCCGTTCTTATCCTGGGGCAGGGGGTAGATGACCACAAAGGGATATTTGGTTCCACCACCGGATTGAGTCAAGAGTTTGGCGCGGATCGAGTGATGGATACGCCACTTGCCGAAGAAGGCATGACAGGGGTAGCCATTGGGGCCGCGTTAAATGGGCTGTATCCGATTCAGACCCATATTCGTGCCGACTTTTCATTATTAGCCATGAATCAGATAATTAATTTAGCGGCCAAATACAGATATATGTTCGGTGGCCGGTTTGACGTGCCCATGTTGATTCGCATGATCGTTGGGCGAAGTTGGGGGCAAGGTGCGCAACATTCACAAAGCCTCCAATCTCTTTTTGCGCATATCCCCGGGTTGCAGGTTGTGATGCCCTCGAGTTCGCAATCGATTCTCGACACCTATCCGGCGGTGATTGATGGCTATCGGGGTCCCGTCATCTCATTCGAACACCGGTTGATGTACGACCTGCAATTTTATGTAACTCCTCTAGCCACGAGGCAGGAGATCGATCCCTTCGGGTCCCGGTTAGTACGACCAGGTGAGGAGGTCACCATTGTGGCCACCTCCATCATGGTGTTGGAAGCCATGAGAGCAGCAGAACACTTGGCCCTGGTGTCCGATATTCAATGCGAGGTGATTGATTTGCATTGCGTGTCCAGCCCTGACTGGGATTTGGTCATGCACAGTGTTGAAAAAACGGGACGGCTGGTCGTGGCGGATACGAGTTGGCGGGAATATGGTGTATGCGCGGAGGTGTGTCGTGTGGTCGCTGAAAGAAATCCCGGATGTTTGAAGGCACCGGTGGTGACCTTGGGAATGCAGCCCGCTCCCTGTCCTACGGCCAAGTGTTTGGAAGATCTCTTTTATCCCGATTTGCGCCAATTAGTGGATGCGTTGGCTGTCCTCGTCACCGGGAAGGAGACCCATGGGTTGCCTTTGCCCGATACCCAATCGATGGCAGATGTGTATAAACGGTTCAAAGGCCCTTTTTAA